The following are encoded together in the Anaerobaca lacustris genome:
- a CDS encoding tetratricopeptide repeat protein codes for MLFDDMEFGTYDRAERNARKAYELYEDGHMTQALVELDMALEVNPANSAWHFNKGLTLDSINRFSEAIAEYEAALELSPGDLEILNSLAVDYTRTGQYDRAIATFEYIQSLDSHFEPSYCNRIITYTEMSLHDLAEQMFYLAQQLEPDCALCYYNIGNSLFARGQYRRAIQCWLRTAELEPSHPQIHYRIAQACWSHGDPVAAREHFLTELRGNPGDVEVIMDFALFLLDLGDIDSSREKFRRILELDPDFAPAMFYLGEIAFNQGDLTRAERLFQQALDRDSSLPGPHYRMAQCALANGRPREARTCLLAELELDIDDAGTLISMGTMFLTLGDNDNAIGCLLRATNLDMTNADAHYYLGVGAANKGHLNDATQFFAHALDLDPEHFGALRDSAFTYVAAGQMDKAAERVRRARTLLPGDSRLRTLDYSLRLIRLTRRITDALQKLDPRRLLRHSR; via the coding sequence ATGTTGTTCGACGACATGGAGTTTGGGACCTACGACCGCGCCGAGCGCAACGCCCGCAAGGCCTATGAACTATACGAGGACGGGCACATGACCCAGGCCCTCGTCGAGCTGGACATGGCCCTGGAGGTCAACCCGGCCAACAGCGCCTGGCACTTCAACAAGGGTCTGACGCTCGATTCGATCAACCGGTTCAGCGAGGCGATCGCCGAATACGAAGCGGCGCTGGAGCTGAGCCCGGGCGACCTGGAGATCCTCAACTCGCTGGCTGTCGATTACACTCGCACCGGCCAGTACGACCGGGCGATCGCCACGTTCGAGTACATCCAGTCGCTCGATTCGCACTTCGAGCCAAGCTACTGCAATCGGATCATCACGTACACCGAGATGAGCCTGCACGACCTGGCCGAGCAGATGTTCTACCTCGCCCAGCAACTCGAACCCGACTGCGCCCTGTGCTATTACAACATCGGCAACAGCCTCTTCGCACGCGGCCAGTACAGGCGGGCCATCCAGTGCTGGCTCCGGACCGCCGAACTCGAACCGAGCCACCCCCAGATCCACTATCGCATCGCCCAGGCCTGCTGGTCGCACGGCGATCCGGTCGCGGCGCGAGAGCACTTCCTGACCGAGCTGCGCGGCAATCCGGGCGACGTCGAGGTCATCATGGACTTCGCGCTGTTCCTCCTGGACCTCGGTGACATCGACTCGTCGCGAGAGAAGTTTCGCCGCATTCTCGAACTCGATCCCGACTTCGCCCCGGCGATGTTCTACCTGGGTGAGATCGCCTTCAATCAGGGCGACCTGACTCGCGCCGAGCGGCTCTTCCAGCAGGCGCTCGACCGCGATTCGAGCCTGCCCGGCCCGCACTATCGAATGGCGCAGTGTGCGCTGGCCAACGGGCGACCCAGAGAGGCCCGGACCTGCCTGCTGGCCGAGTTGGAGCTCGACATCGACGATGCGGGCACGCTGATCTCGATGGGCACGATGTTCCTGACCCTCGGCGACAACGACAACGCCATCGGCTGCCTGTTGCGCGCGACCAACCTGGACATGACCAACGCCGATGCCCACTACTATCTCGGCGTCGGGGCCGCCAACAAGGGGCACCTGAACGACGCGACGCAGTTCTTCGCGCACGCCCTGGACCTCGACCCGGAACACTTCGGCGCGCTGCGGGATTCGGCCTTCACGTACGTTGCCGCCGGCCAGATGGACAAGGCCGCCGAGCGCGTCCGGCGGGCGCGGACCCTGCTGCCGGGCGACAGCCGGCTTCGCACGCTCGATTACAGTCTCCGCCTGATTCGCCTGACCCGCCGGATCACGGACGCACTCCAAAAGCTCGACCCACGCCGGCTACTGAGGCACAGCCGCTAA
- a CDS encoding NAD(+)/NADH kinase codes for MSQRKTLPKLVIFGDPAKGPVAEAIDDFTRFLRGKAEIVASCYIEKCTADVLRESDFAIVFGGDGSIISAARDLSQAHVPVIGVNLGKLGYLAEFSVNELKEFFDNVVAGKAPIERRMLLGCWVSETVQGGREKFHSPAVNEVFITSGPPFRMIELKIAVDGEHVATCVSDGLIVSTPTGSTAYNLSAGGPILAAAMEAMVITPICPHSLSFRPIVIDARSQVEVCCTRVNEGTTVSIDGQVSRTLAVDDVVRIAREASSFHVVNNPLRTPWQTLASKLGWAERPKYERP; via the coding sequence ATGAGTCAGCGAAAGACCCTGCCGAAGCTGGTCATCTTCGGCGACCCGGCCAAAGGGCCGGTCGCGGAGGCCATTGACGATTTCACCCGGTTCCTCCGGGGCAAGGCGGAAATCGTCGCCAGTTGTTACATCGAGAAGTGCACGGCCGACGTCCTGCGCGAAAGCGATTTCGCCATCGTCTTCGGCGGCGACGGCAGCATCATCTCGGCGGCCAGGGACCTCAGTCAGGCCCATGTGCCGGTGATCGGGGTCAACCTCGGGAAGCTCGGCTACCTTGCCGAATTCAGCGTCAATGAGCTGAAGGAATTCTTTGACAATGTTGTTGCAGGCAAGGCGCCCATCGAACGACGGATGCTGCTGGGCTGTTGGGTCTCGGAGACCGTCCAGGGCGGTCGGGAGAAGTTCCACTCGCCGGCGGTCAACGAGGTCTTCATCACGTCGGGCCCGCCGTTTCGGATGATCGAGTTGAAGATCGCCGTGGACGGCGAGCATGTCGCCACGTGTGTCAGCGACGGCCTGATCGTCTCGACCCCGACCGGCTCGACGGCCTACAATCTCTCGGCCGGCGGGCCCATTCTGGCGGCCGCAATGGAGGCGATGGTCATCACGCCCATCTGTCCCCATTCGTTGAGCTTCCGTCCGATTGTGATCGACGCGCGCAGCCAGGTCGAGGTCTGCTGCACGCGGGTTAACGAGGGCACGACCGTCTCGATCGACGGCCAGGTCTCGCGCACGCTGGCGGTCGACGACGTCGTGCGGATCGCCAGGGAGGCAAGCAGCTTCCACGTGGTGAACAACCCGTTGCGGACCCCGTGGCAGACGTTGGCCTCGAAGCTGGGTTGGGCTGAACGGCCCAAGTACGAGCGTCCCTGA
- the dnaA gene encoding chromosomal replication initiator protein DnaA, with the protein MKREYVADKSLIISADREMSMQGTITDEGSRTAGPGAEAIAEALMGRIGPQKYKIWFQSCARFTLADGCLKIGVPNPFMANWLESHFLRDIKAAAQAATGGHPQISFVIDSELSEPRRGPVSATSAAAQPSPHNHGAPSLASAPSDRSKGLKLSLETFVVGPTNELAYSAARAVVREQQSPFNPLFIHGGYGVGKTHLLQGICNGVSEVRPQTNWLYLSAEEFANQFVMALKTKKLEAFRARMRKTDLLAIDDVHFLASKPSTQEEFLHTFNTINLAGKQVILVSDAHPKMIGQLSEKLVNRFVSGMVVKIDPPDFPTRCAICRQFAERMVNTAFGDGRAAQGGQMAESVIRFVAERVRTNVRELEGALLKLVAYAALQNGKITLAMAQSVLAEHIERCDPIVHVCDIESTVAAYFGTTLASLHSAKKDRTVSLARHFSMYLTRKHTKMSSSEVGRAMGNKNHATVLVACKKIEALLERNEDVHWQSSHGHKVVKAQTVLMDLEDGIAR; encoded by the coding sequence GTGAAACGTGAATATGTGGCTGATAAGAGCCTGATTATCAGTGCTGATAGGGAGATGTCGATGCAGGGCACGATCACGGATGAGGGTTCCCGCACGGCGGGACCCGGTGCAGAAGCCATCGCCGAAGCTCTCATGGGACGGATCGGTCCCCAGAAATACAAGATCTGGTTTCAGAGTTGTGCGCGGTTCACGTTGGCCGATGGGTGCCTCAAGATCGGCGTTCCCAACCCGTTCATGGCCAACTGGCTCGAAAGTCACTTCCTCCGCGACATCAAGGCGGCCGCGCAGGCGGCCACAGGCGGCCATCCACAGATTTCGTTTGTCATCGATTCGGAGCTCTCGGAGCCGCGTCGGGGCCCGGTCAGCGCGACGTCGGCTGCGGCACAGCCGAGCCCGCACAACCACGGAGCGCCGTCCCTGGCGTCGGCCCCATCGGATCGATCCAAGGGATTGAAGCTGTCGCTCGAAACGTTTGTCGTGGGCCCGACGAATGAACTGGCCTACAGCGCCGCCAGGGCCGTCGTCCGCGAGCAGCAGAGTCCGTTCAATCCCCTGTTCATTCACGGCGGCTACGGTGTCGGCAAGACGCACCTGCTCCAGGGCATCTGCAACGGGGTCAGCGAGGTCCGCCCGCAGACGAACTGGCTCTATCTGTCCGCGGAGGAGTTCGCCAATCAGTTCGTGATGGCGTTGAAGACGAAGAAGCTCGAGGCGTTTCGCGCCCGCATGAGGAAGACGGACCTGCTGGCGATCGACGACGTGCACTTTCTGGCCAGCAAGCCTTCGACCCAGGAGGAATTCCTGCATACGTTCAACACGATCAATCTGGCGGGCAAACAGGTGATCCTGGTCTCCGACGCTCATCCGAAGATGATCGGGCAGTTGTCGGAGAAGCTGGTGAACCGTTTCGTCTCGGGCATGGTGGTGAAGATCGATCCGCCGGACTTTCCCACGCGTTGTGCGATCTGCCGGCAGTTCGCCGAACGGATGGTCAACACCGCGTTCGGCGACGGCAGGGCCGCCCAGGGCGGACAGATGGCGGAAAGCGTCATCCGGTTCGTGGCCGAGCGGGTCCGCACCAACGTGCGCGAGCTGGAAGGCGCCCTGCTGAAGCTGGTGGCCTACGCTGCCCTGCAGAACGGAAAGATCACACTGGCGATGGCCCAAAGCGTGCTGGCCGAGCATATCGAGCGATGCGATCCGATCGTGCACGTCTGCGACATCGAAAGCACGGTGGCCGCCTATTTCGGCACGACGCTGGCCAGTCTCCACTCGGCCAAGAAGGACCGCACCGTTTCGCTGGCGCGGCATTTCAGCATGTACCTGACCCGCAAGCACACGAAGATGTCCTCCTCGGAGGTCGGCCGAGCGATGGGCAACAAGAACCATGCTACCGTTCTGGTGGCCTGCAAGAAGATCGAGGCCCTGCTCGAGCGCAACGAAGACGTGCACTGGCAGAGTTCGCACGGCCACAAGGTGGTGAAGGCCCAGACGGTCCTCATGGACCTCGAAGACGGTATCGCTCGTTGA
- the dxs gene encoding 1-deoxy-D-xylulose-5-phosphate synthase: MSSLLETINSPADLKTLSVPELETLAEEIRQFMLNSISRTGGHLASNLGAVEMTLALHYVFDFKQDKLLWDVGHQCYTHKIVTGRKAGFERLRQVAGISGFPNPTESEYDQFTVGHAGTSVTTAVGMALGEQLKVRKAEPGGDGARRKTDKAEPAAPRIVAFVGDASIVNGTSFEGLNNLGLVKRQLLVVLNDNSMAIDATVGAVAKYFSRFRLSHTYEDLRRTARNILDHVPGIGRGVDEAVEKIKKSIRMVLPPSQLFESLNVPYFGPVDGHDIESLIRLFEALKEVNHPVLLHVYSKKGKGFNPADEGPTRFHSTGPFKINGNCVESETDSAELSFTEAFGEALAELGDRDERVVAITSAMCDGTGLAAFREKHPERFYDVGIAESAAVDIAAGIAKTGLKPVVCIYSTFLQRGFDQVFQEVALQNLPVVFCVDRAGLVGSDGPTHHGLMDIGYMRMMPNMILVAPADAVEMKHALEFALAQAHPVVIRYPKDAIPSDEFVRAASDKPFELGKSILVKRGRRSVLTIASYGTLLSEALKAAQALHDDGIAVDVVNARFAAPVDEKILTGLSRRKGLITLEDHHAACGFGSAVLELASERGLDVGRVRVLAAPRRFIGHDSRRAQLMQVGVTADDIVNAAKEMLNDRGGKRKEK, from the coding sequence ATGAGCAGTCTGTTGGAGACGATCAACAGCCCGGCCGACCTGAAAACGCTGTCGGTGCCGGAGTTGGAGACGCTGGCGGAAGAGATTCGTCAGTTCATGTTGAACTCGATCAGCCGGACGGGCGGCCATCTGGCGAGCAATCTGGGCGCCGTCGAGATGACGCTGGCGTTGCATTACGTCTTCGACTTCAAGCAGGACAAGCTCCTGTGGGATGTGGGGCACCAGTGCTATACGCACAAGATCGTTACGGGTCGCAAGGCCGGGTTCGAGCGGTTGCGCCAGGTGGCCGGCATCAGCGGATTTCCCAATCCGACCGAGAGTGAATACGACCAGTTCACCGTCGGCCACGCTGGAACGTCGGTGACCACCGCCGTCGGCATGGCCCTGGGCGAGCAACTGAAAGTCAGGAAGGCCGAGCCCGGCGGCGATGGTGCGCGACGCAAGACGGACAAGGCCGAGCCGGCTGCACCGAGGATCGTCGCCTTCGTCGGCGACGCCAGCATCGTTAATGGGACCTCCTTCGAGGGGCTCAACAACCTCGGTCTGGTCAAGCGCCAACTCCTGGTCGTGCTCAACGACAACAGCATGGCCATCGACGCCACCGTGGGCGCCGTTGCCAAGTACTTCTCGCGCTTCCGCCTGAGCCATACCTACGAAGACCTGAGGCGAACGGCGCGGAACATCCTCGATCACGTTCCTGGCATCGGTCGTGGCGTCGACGAGGCCGTCGAGAAGATCAAGAAGAGCATTCGCATGGTCCTGCCGCCCAGCCAGTTGTTCGAGAGCCTCAACGTTCCCTACTTCGGCCCGGTCGATGGACACGATATCGAATCGCTCATCCGGCTCTTCGAGGCGCTCAAGGAGGTGAACCACCCGGTTCTGCTGCACGTCTACAGCAAGAAGGGCAAGGGCTTCAACCCGGCCGACGAGGGGCCGACCCGATTCCACTCGACCGGTCCTTTTAAGATCAACGGCAACTGTGTCGAGTCGGAGACGGACAGCGCCGAGCTGAGCTTCACGGAGGCCTTTGGCGAGGCGCTGGCCGAGCTGGGCGACCGCGATGAGCGCGTCGTGGCCATCACGTCGGCCATGTGCGACGGCACGGGTCTGGCCGCCTTTCGCGAGAAGCACCCCGAACGGTTCTATGACGTGGGGATCGCCGAGAGCGCGGCGGTGGACATTGCCGCGGGCATTGCTAAGACCGGCCTGAAACCGGTGGTCTGCATCTACTCGACCTTCCTTCAGCGCGGTTTCGACCAGGTCTTTCAGGAGGTGGCCCTGCAGAACCTGCCGGTGGTGTTCTGCGTGGATCGCGCCGGCCTGGTCGGCTCCGATGGGCCGACGCACCACGGGCTGATGGACATCGGCTACATGCGGATGATGCCCAACATGATTCTCGTGGCGCCGGCCGACGCCGTCGAGATGAAGCACGCGCTGGAGTTCGCCCTGGCGCAGGCGCATCCGGTGGTGATTCGATATCCCAAAGACGCGATCCCCTCGGACGAATTCGTTCGGGCGGCCTCCGACAAGCCATTTGAGTTGGGCAAAAGCATTCTGGTCAAGCGAGGCCGCAGATCGGTGCTGACGATTGCCAGTTATGGGACGCTCTTGTCTGAGGCGCTCAAGGCGGCGCAGGCTTTGCACGATGATGGGATCGCCGTCGACGTCGTCAACGCGCGGTTTGCCGCGCCGGTGGACGAGAAAATCCTGACGGGTCTGTCGCGGAGAAAGGGCCTGATTACGCTGGAAGACCACCATGCGGCGTGCGGATTCGGTTCGGCCGTCCTCGAGCTGGCCTCCGAGCGCGGTCTCGACGTCGGCCGGGTCCGCGTCCTGGCGGCGCCTCGTCGCTTTATCGGACACGATTCTCGACGGGCGCAACTCATGCAGGTCGGCGTAACGGCCGATGATATTGTCAACGCGGCAAAGGAAATGCTGAACGACCGAGGCGGCAAACGCAAAGAGAAATGA
- a CDS encoding nucleotidyltransferase family protein codes for MGGLFEDRREELTQLCRDFCVKRLDVFGSAARHERFDPNRSDIDLLVEFEPMEPVDHAKAYFGLLAALQDLYGRPIDLLEIRAVTNPYLLESITKQRRQIYAA; via the coding sequence ATGGGCGGACTATTTGAAGATCGTAGAGAAGAACTGACGCAGCTTTGCCGGGACTTTTGTGTCAAGCGTTTGGACGTGTTCGGCTCGGCGGCCCGGCACGAGCGGTTCGACCCCAATCGAAGCGACATCGATTTGCTCGTAGAGTTCGAACCGATGGAGCCGGTCGATCATGCGAAGGCTTACTTCGGTCTTCTCGCCGCGTTACAGGACCTGTATGGCCGCCCAATCGACCTGCTCGAGATCCGGGCCGTGACCAACCCCTATCTTTTGGAATCCATCACGAAACAGCGGCGTCAGATCTATGCGGCCTGA
- a CDS encoding HepT-like ribonuclease domain-containing protein yields the protein MRPESRKYLYDILQACETLSQFVEGKRFADYDSDLLLRSAVERQLMIVGEALSQATRMDEELADHIENARDIINLRNVIVHGYTVVENETIWGILQADVPKLRNQVARLLR from the coding sequence ATGCGGCCTGAGAGCAGAAAGTACCTCTACGACATTCTGCAAGCTTGCGAGACCCTCAGCCAGTTTGTTGAAGGCAAGCGATTTGCGGACTACGATAGCGATCTTCTGCTGCGGTCCGCCGTGGAACGACAATTGATGATCGTCGGCGAGGCGCTGAGCCAAGCCACGCGGATGGACGAGGAGTTGGCCGACCACATCGAGAATGCCCGCGACATCATCAACCTACGCAACGTCATCGTTCATGGTTACACAGTCGTTGAGAACGAGACCATCTGGGGGATTCTCCAGGCGGATGTTCCCAAGCTCCGGAACCAAGTCGCTCGCCTCCTGAGATAA
- a CDS encoding tetratricopeptide repeat protein, with the protein MMRATPSTGQTDVERRLRRRKIVAWVATLIVVCAVTSFSSGHRSGGYGVPLTPSAVHSPTTPLSSYEGGLVTTPNPVDNSSALAVTGNVSGGKHFQGSVPYRPLTSIDAPLGSTSIDPFLRRTMPSATPGDSAGASSPFYSQTGTVATAASGQGSLSVPGLYRPAPADAQRTDDVLARAAYPTLPSLSSTAPTGDLATGWQAGSPSDGLASGQDYDRQMAQLQERLARVKAELTQLERSLATGKGRPESSAEHPLVGQMHQPDLPPQASRETPIGPSTSVSETSRRQELLQETARLLSATMGLSDPAPQQHDALLAEGDAVATPEMAADAQPRLRLYDARDDAQTSAGIPSSIDALVSPRTGEAAGVGARRDLNELPGLPRIDTAARAFERPSALPNRLPTSPALVQASRREALPGPHRGLEPARNAAQSPAAPTPTHSAGPLPQNDDSPSARVFEQHLQEGRQFMQRRDYRRASEAFTLATAHRPHDARGYLGKGHALLAAGEYIDSALCVAKAVELDLPCVLQRMDLIQLVGGPDAFIAHFNELDRRIEANGGPQIQFLMAYIYYQMDRPQEAKAAVDAAQKLLPGSVPIDLLRAAIGGQVGG; encoded by the coding sequence ATGATGAGAGCTACTCCATCGACAGGACAAACGGATGTCGAACGGCGGTTGCGCCGTCGAAAGATCGTCGCGTGGGTCGCGACGCTGATCGTCGTTTGCGCGGTCACGTCCTTCTCGTCGGGCCATCGCTCCGGCGGTTACGGCGTTCCCCTGACTCCCAGCGCCGTCCATTCGCCCACGACCCCGCTGAGCAGCTACGAGGGCGGTCTGGTCACCACACCGAATCCCGTCGACAACAGCAGCGCACTGGCCGTCACCGGCAACGTCAGCGGCGGCAAGCATTTCCAGGGCTCCGTTCCGTATCGTCCCCTGACGAGCATCGACGCGCCGCTCGGCTCAACCTCGATCGATCCGTTCCTGCGGCGTACGATGCCGTCTGCAACTCCGGGCGATTCGGCGGGCGCATCCAGTCCATTCTATTCGCAGACCGGCACCGTGGCGACGGCGGCCTCGGGACAGGGATCGCTCTCTGTGCCCGGCCTCTACCGACCGGCGCCGGCCGATGCGCAACGTACGGACGACGTGCTTGCCCGGGCGGCGTATCCAACGCTTCCGTCGCTGTCATCGACGGCGCCCACAGGCGATCTCGCGACGGGATGGCAGGCGGGGTCACCTTCCGATGGATTGGCGAGCGGACAGGACTACGATCGGCAGATGGCGCAATTGCAGGAACGACTGGCCCGAGTCAAAGCCGAACTGACCCAGCTCGAACGCAGTCTCGCAACCGGCAAGGGCCGTCCCGAATCATCTGCGGAACACCCCTTGGTTGGGCAGATGCACCAGCCCGACCTGCCGCCACAGGCGAGCAGGGAGACGCCCATCGGCCCATCGACCTCGGTCTCGGAAACCTCGCGGCGACAGGAACTCCTTCAGGAGACGGCCCGGCTGCTGTCGGCGACGATGGGATTGTCCGATCCGGCCCCACAGCAGCACGATGCCTTGCTCGCCGAGGGTGATGCCGTCGCGACGCCGGAGATGGCGGCAGACGCACAGCCTCGGCTGCGACTCTACGACGCCCGAGACGATGCGCAGACATCCGCCGGCATACCTTCGTCCATCGATGCCCTCGTGTCACCTCGAACGGGTGAGGCCGCCGGGGTGGGCGCACGTCGCGACCTGAATGAACTGCCCGGTCTGCCTCGCATCGATACAGCCGCGCGGGCCTTCGAGAGACCGAGCGCTTTGCCGAATCGTCTGCCGACAAGCCCGGCGCTGGTTCAGGCGTCACGCCGTGAGGCGCTGCCCGGCCCCCACCGCGGCCTGGAACCGGCCCGCAACGCGGCGCAGTCCCCGGCCGCTCCGACGCCGACCCATTCGGCAGGACCGTTGCCGCAAAACGACGACTCGCCTTCCGCCAGGGTATTCGAGCAGCACCTCCAGGAAGGCCGGCAGTTCATGCAGCGGCGCGACTATCGTCGTGCCTCCGAGGCCTTCACTCTGGCCACGGCCCACCGCCCGCACGATGCGCGCGGGTATCTCGGCAAGGGCCATGCCCTTCTGGCGGCCGGGGAATATATCGACAGTGCCCTGTGCGTCGCCAAAGCCGTCGAGCTCGATCTGCCGTGTGTACTGCAAAGGATGGATCTGATCCAACTCGTCGGCGGACCCGACGCGTTCATCGCCCACTTCAACGAACTCGATAGACGGATCGAGGCCAACGGCGGTCCACAGATCCAATTCCTGATGGCGTATATCTACTACCAGATGGACCGTCCGCAGGAAGCGAAGGCGGCCGTCGACGCCGCACAGAAGCTCTTGCCCGGCTCGGTACCCATCGACCTGCTCAGAGCCGCCATTGGTGGTCAGGTCGGAGGGTGA